A genomic region of Rhipicephalus sanguineus isolate Rsan-2018 chromosome 3, BIME_Rsan_1.4, whole genome shotgun sequence contains the following coding sequences:
- the LOC119384877 gene encoding uncharacterized protein LOC119384877, giving the protein MTHLSILRHNQTEMLEMLAADQRRRCDSELEMLQQPEPSLRSPLKNVQEVLDFNESRTEATTEALVRDLMSYGSRTLNLTVKGMMAYIMSSEAACEFSMDGRKGKLKFRELKFTKIVFSAARRTRHHKECTLEEVVIQIKEWLRRAKERCAPREKRSGMQDQ; this is encoded by the exons ATGACGCACTTGAGCATCCTAAGGCACAACCAGACTGAAATGCTGGAGATGCTAGCGGCTGACCAACGGAGGCGTTGCGACTCAGAATTGGAAATGCTGCAGCAGCCTGAGCCATCCCTGCGAAGCCCCTTAAAGAATGTGCAGGAGGTTTTGGACTTCAATGAGTCTCGCACTGAAGCTACCACAGAAGCTCTG GTTCGTGACCTTATGTCCTACGGCTCAAGGACGTTAAATTTGACCGTGAAGGGCATGATGGCCTACATTATGAGCAGTGAAGCTGCATGCGAGTTCAGCATGGATGGCCGCAAAGGCAAGCTCAAGTTCAGAGAACTTAAGTTCACCAAAATTGTGTTCT CGGCTGCTCGGCGGACACGCCACCACAAAGAATGTACACTGGAAGAAGTTGTTATCCAAATAAAGGAGTGGCTGCGCAGGGCCAAGGAAAGGTGTGCACCCAGGGAAAAGAGGTCTGGAATGCAGGACCAatga